The proteins below are encoded in one region of Acidithiobacillus ferrooxidans ATCC 23270:
- a CDS encoding nucleotide exchange factor GrpE — MNEEKEESPSTEAEGAGAEVVNWEERAETYRNDYLRALADIENLRKRHEKQVEDARNYAVDRFARELLPVVDSLELALASPVEGAESIALLRQGLENTLTLFAKALGKAGIAPIEMGEGRFDPHLHQAIAMVETEGEANRVLAVHQKGYVMHDRLLRPSMVSVSKAPKAAQ, encoded by the coding sequence ATGAATGAAGAAAAAGAGGAATCGCCGTCTACCGAAGCGGAAGGTGCCGGTGCGGAAGTGGTGAACTGGGAAGAGCGGGCGGAAACCTACCGCAACGATTATTTGCGCGCCCTGGCGGATATCGAAAATCTGCGCAAACGTCATGAAAAGCAGGTGGAAGATGCCCGTAATTATGCGGTGGACCGCTTTGCCCGCGAACTGCTGCCGGTGGTGGACAGTCTGGAACTGGCGCTGGCCAGCCCGGTGGAGGGCGCGGAGAGCATCGCGCTATTGCGGCAGGGTTTGGAAAACACGTTGACGCTGTTCGCCAAGGCCTTGGGAAAGGCCGGCATCGCCCCCATAGAGATGGGCGAAGGCCGTTTTGACCCCCACCTGCATCAGGCGATTGCCATGGTGGAAACGGAAGGGGAAGCAAACCGGGTTCTGGCGGTGCATCAGAAAGGTTATGTGATGCATGACCGGCTGTTGCGACCGTCCATGGTGTCGGTGTCCAAGGCACCCAAAGCGGCACAATGA
- the dnaK gene encoding molecular chaperone DnaK, with protein MAKVIGIDLGTTNSCVAVMEGDKVKVIENSEGKRTTPSIVAITEEGEVLVGEAAKRQAVTNPENTVYEVKRLIGRKFDDAEVQKDLKHVPYKVIKADNGDAWVEVRDKKYSAQQISAFILQKMKKTAEDYLGEKVTEAVITVPAYFNDAQRQATKDAGRIAGLEVKRIINEPTAAALAFGEDKKPGDSKIAVYDLGGGTFDISIIEIAEMEGEHQFEVLSTNGDTFLGGGDFDSRVINYLADSFKAESGIDLRGDRLAMQRLKEAAEKAKIELSSAQQTDVNLPFITADQSGPKHLNMKLTRAKLESLVEDLIDRSMAPCRVAMKDANLATSRITDVILVGGQSRMPKVQEKVKDFFGQDPRKDVNPDEAVAIGAAIQGAVLSGEKKDVLLMDVTPLSLGIETLGGVMTKLIEKNTTIPTRKSQIFSTAEDNQSAVTVHVLQGERELARDNKSLARFDLTDIANAPRGMPQIEVTFDIDANGILHVSAKDNQTGKEQSIKITASSGLSEEEIKRMIQEAEAHAADDKKARALIEARNEADASVHGARKAVEEHAAAPEHDKTKVTEAISAVENAAKGEDVEAIKGAVATLMAAMSALLQSAAAGQAQAESGAGAQGNAKPDDVVDAEFEEVDKK; from the coding sequence ATGGCTAAAGTGATCGGAATTGATTTGGGAACCACCAACTCCTGCGTTGCCGTGATGGAAGGCGACAAGGTCAAGGTGATCGAGAACAGCGAAGGCAAGCGCACCACGCCGTCTATCGTCGCCATCACCGAAGAGGGCGAAGTGTTGGTGGGTGAAGCGGCCAAGCGCCAGGCCGTCACCAATCCGGAAAATACCGTTTATGAGGTCAAACGCCTGATCGGCCGCAAGTTCGACGATGCCGAGGTCCAGAAGGATCTCAAGCATGTGCCTTACAAGGTCATCAAGGCCGACAACGGCGACGCCTGGGTGGAAGTGCGCGATAAGAAGTATTCCGCGCAGCAGATTTCTGCCTTCATCCTGCAGAAGATGAAGAAGACGGCCGAAGATTATCTTGGTGAAAAAGTCACCGAAGCGGTCATCACCGTACCCGCCTACTTCAACGATGCACAGCGTCAGGCGACCAAGGATGCGGGCCGTATCGCTGGTCTGGAGGTCAAGCGCATCATCAATGAACCCACTGCGGCGGCGCTGGCCTTTGGCGAAGACAAGAAGCCCGGCGACAGCAAAATTGCGGTGTATGACCTGGGTGGCGGCACCTTCGACATCTCCATCATCGAGATCGCTGAAATGGAGGGTGAACACCAGTTTGAAGTGCTCTCCACCAATGGTGACACCTTCCTCGGTGGCGGTGATTTTGACTCCCGCGTCATCAACTACCTGGCAGATTCCTTCAAAGCGGAATCGGGTATCGATCTGCGCGGCGACCGTCTGGCCATGCAGCGCCTGAAGGAAGCTGCGGAGAAGGCGAAGATCGAGTTGTCTTCGGCGCAGCAGACCGACGTCAATCTGCCCTTTATCACGGCGGATCAGAGCGGGCCGAAGCATCTGAACATGAAGCTGACCCGCGCCAAACTGGAGTCGCTGGTGGAAGATTTGATCGACCGCAGCATGGCGCCCTGCCGAGTGGCCATGAAGGACGCCAATCTGGCGACGAGCCGGATCACCGACGTGATTCTGGTGGGCGGCCAGAGCCGGATGCCCAAGGTGCAGGAGAAGGTCAAAGACTTCTTCGGTCAGGATCCGCGTAAGGATGTGAACCCTGACGAGGCAGTGGCCATCGGTGCGGCCATCCAGGGCGCGGTGTTGTCCGGTGAAAAGAAAGACGTGCTGTTGATGGATGTGACGCCGTTGTCCCTTGGCATCGAGACCCTGGGTGGCGTGATGACCAAGCTGATCGAGAAGAACACCACCATCCCGACCCGCAAGTCGCAGATTTTCTCGACGGCGGAAGATAACCAGTCGGCGGTGACGGTGCATGTGTTGCAGGGTGAGCGCGAACTGGCGCGGGATAACAAGTCCCTGGCGCGTTTTGATCTGACCGATATTGCCAACGCCCCACGGGGCATGCCGCAGATCGAAGTGACCTTCGACATCGACGCCAACGGTATCCTCCATGTCTCGGCCAAGGACAATCAGACCGGCAAGGAGCAGTCCATCAAGATCACCGCAAGCTCTGGTCTGTCCGAGGAAGAAATCAAGCGGATGATTCAGGAGGCCGAGGCCCACGCTGCGGATGACAAGAAGGCGCGTGCGCTGATCGAGGCACGTAACGAGGCGGACGCCAGCGTGCACGGCGCGCGCAAGGCGGTGGAGGAACATGCCGCGGCACCTGAGCACGACAAGACCAAGGTGACGGAAGCGATCTCCGCGGTGGAAAACGCCGCCAAGGGTGAGGACGTGGAAGCGATCAAGGGGGCTGTCGCCACTCTGATGGCCGCCATGTCGGCATTGTTGCAGAGTGCCGCTGCCGGTCAGGCCCAGGCAGAATCCGGTGCGGGTGCCCAGGGCAATGCCAAGCCGGACGACGTGGTGGATGCCGAGTTCGAAGAAGTCGACAAGAAGTAA